AGTAGGAAATAACTTAGTTAATGTTGCTGCTTCCTCGATTGCTACTGCTTTGGCTATTGAAGTTTTTGGAGCTAAAGGAGTAGGGATTGCTACTGGAGGAGTAACACTTTTTATTTTAGTTTTTGGTGAAATTACGCCAAAATCTTTTGCTACTCAAAATTCTGAATTAGCGTCTAAGTGGGTAGCAGGTTATATTCAAATCTTTTCTTATATATTTTTTCCTTTTATTAAAGTTTTAACTTTTGTGACTAATTTTATAATTAAGGCTTTAGGTGGTCAACCACAGAAGAATGAACCTTTTGTTACTGAGGAAGAGATTAAGAAGTTTGTTACTGTTGGTGAGAAAGAAGGAGTTATTGAGTCTGATGAAAAAGAGATGATTAACAGTATTTTTGATTTTGATGATACTTTAGTTAAAGAAATTATGGTTCCACGGATAGATATGGTTTGTGTTGATATTGAGACTTCAGTTGATGACTTAGTGGAGATTATTATTGATTGGGGTTATTCTAGAATTCCGGTTTATAATGATACAGTAGATAATATAGTTGGTATTCTATATGCCAAGGATCTTTTGACTTTTTTAAATAATGAAGGCCCATCGGAGTTAAGAAAGATTATGAGACCTGCTTATTATGTACCGGAGACAAAAGAAGTAGATACACTGCTTACTGAACTTAGAAAAGAGAGAATTCATATGGCAATTGTACTTGATGAATATGGAGGGACTGCTGGATTAATAACGATTGAGGATTTGTTAGAAGAGATAGTTGGAGACATTCAGGATGAGTATGATGAAGAGGAAAACTTAATTGAAGTTATTTCTAAAAATGAAATTTTAGTAGATGCTAAAGTTGATATTGATGAAGTTAATGAAATAATGGATATCTATCTACCGGAAGAAGATTATGAGACTGTTGGTGGTTTTATTCTGAGCACTTTAGGCTATGTTCCAGAAGCTGGAGAAGAGATAGAATTTAATAATTTGAAATTAATTATTGAAGAGACTATTCAACGTAGGATTTCTGAAGTAAGAATTAAGAATGAGGAGGATAAAGAAGAGGAGGAGTTAGAACCCCAGAACAATGATGGCTAAGCTGGATATAAATGGAGGGCACTAGATAATGTTGAAGAATCTGCGTAATTACCTAATTACTGGATTGATAATTCTCCTGCCTTTAGTAGTAACTGTATATATAATAACTGGAATTTTTAGTGCAGTAGATGGTTTTTTGCGGCCAGTAATTGAGTTAGTGATAGGCAGGTCAGTTTATGGTTTAGGTTTTATTCTAACTATATTTGTGATTTTAGGAGTTGGAATTATAGGGACTAATGTTTTAGGTAAGCGTTTGATTGAGTTTGGAGAGAAATTTTTAACTAAGATTCCGGTAGTTAAGGATATTTATGTTACAGTACAACAGATAATTAATGCTTTATTTTTGAAAAATAAGACTGCTTTTAGAAAGGTAGTAATAGTAGAATATCCGCGGAAAGGATTATATCAAGTAGGATTTATAACCAGTGATGGGGTGGGAGAAGTTCAACAGAACACTGATGAGAAGATAGTAAATGTCTTTATTCCTACAACTCCTAACCCAACTTCTGGTATGTTAATTTTGGTTCCTCATAAAGATATTACATATTTAGATATGACAGTGGAAGAAGGAATGAAGTTTATTATTTCTGGTGGAACAGTAGTTTCAGAAAAAGGTGATATTAATCTATTGAATGGTAAAGACTAAATATAGGAAGGTGCAAAATTATGGAAAATAAGCTGCAGGAAAAGTTAATCAAAGCGGCTATTAATGCCCGTGAAAATGCCTATGTACCTTATTCGGAGTTTGCTGTAGGTTCGGCTGTTTTAACCAAAGAAGGAGAAATTTATACTGGCTGTAATATCGAAAATATTTCCTACAGTTTGACTAACTGTGCTGAGCGAACTGCTATATTTAAGGCGATTTCCGAAGAAAAAAATACAGAAATTATAGCAATTGCTATTGTAGCAGATACAAAACATCCCTGTGTCCCCTGTGGTGCTTGTCGGCAGGTAATGATAGAGTTTGGAGGTCGAGATTTAAAAGTGCTTATGGCTAATTTAAGTGGAGATACTTTAATTAAAGAGTTAGATGAATTATTTTGGGGCAGGGTTAATGAGGAGATTTTGGAATAATGGATAATATGAATCATACAATTGAAGTAATGACGGATTATGATCAAGAGCTTTTAGATGAATTGGTTCAACTAGAAGTTGATTCTTTTGGGATAGGTGGTTTAAATAAGTGGCATTTAGTGCCGATGATTAATCATGGTAAAGTTTTTGTAATTTATGATGATAATAAGCCAATAGGTTTAGCAGAGACTATGCGTGATTTTGAGAATCCGGAATTAGTTTATTTATTTGGTTTTTTGATTCACAAAGAGTATAGAAATCAGGGATTGGGTACTAAATTAATGGAATATATTCTAGAGCAACTTAAAGAAGAAGGCTTTCGTGAACTGGAGCTTACTGTTGCTCCTGATAATCAACCGGCTTATCATCTTTATAAAAATAAGTTTGGATTTAAAGAAGAGGACTATAGAAAAAAAGAGTATGGTAGAGATGAACCACGTCTTGTAATGAAAGTTGATCTATAATAGATGGAGAGTGATGAAGTTTTGAATAAAGAGAAGGATTTTAAATCAGGATTTATTACAGTATTGGGGCAACCTAATGTAGGAAAGTCTACATTAATTAATTATTTAATTGGACAAAAGATAGCTATTACGACACCAAAGAAACAGACAACTCGTAATAAGCTTCAATGTATTTTAACTCGTGATGATGCTCAGCTTATATTTATTGATACACCAGGAGTTCATCGTCCTAAGGATAAGATGAGTGAATATATGGTGGATACTGCTTATAAGGCTTTAAAGAAAGTAGAGCTTATATATTTTATGGTTGATGCTCAAAAAGGTATTACTGAATTAGAACGAAAGATTAATAATCAATTGTCTGGTCTTGAAACGCCTAAAATTATAGTTTTAAATAAGATAGATTTGGTTTCTAAAAATAAATTGAAAAATTTAATTGAATCCTGCCAGCGATTAGGAGATTATGATGAAATTATTCCCGTTTCAGCTGAAAAAGGTCAGAATACCGAAGCATTGATTGAGAAGAGTATTGAATTTTTACCGTCAGGTCCTAAGTATTATCCAGAGGATATGGTTACTGATCAGATTGAGCAATTTATTATTACGGAATTAATCAGAGAAAAAATAATGTATTTAACTAGAGAGGAAGTTCCCCATTCTGTAGCTTTAGAGGTAGTTCAAATGGGTAAAAGAGAAAACCAGGACTTAATTGATGTTAATGTTAATATCTATGTAGAGAGAGATTCACAGAAAGGAATTATTATCGGGAAAGGCGGTAAGAGGCTTAAAGAGATTGGAAGACGCGCAAGAGAAGATATAGAAGCCCTGCTAGGGAGTCAAATATATTTGGACTTATGGGTAAAAGTAAGAAAGAATTGGAGAGATAAGGAGGATGCATTAAAGATGTTAGGCTATCGGGGGTGAAGTAGACTATGGAAGAAGTGATGGCAGATAAAATCAAGGAATTAATTGCTCAAGGGAATGAAAAATTATTACAACAGAAGGTAGATGAATTATATCCAGCGGATTTAGCAGAAATATTAGTAGATACAACCACAAAGGAGACTAAAATTCTAGTTAAGTTAATTGAAGAAGAAAAATTAGCCGATGTTCTAGCAGAAGTTGATTATGAGGTAGAAAAGAAGTTACTTACCTTCTTATCTAATAATCGGTTAACTCATATTCTTGATGAGATGTATTCTGATGATGTAGCTGACTTATTGGGAGCGCTTAATATAGGTCAGACCAAAGAACTTCTAACTTTGATGAAGGAAGAGAAAGCAGAGCAGATTCAGCATTTATTAGGTTATGATGAAGAGAGTGCCGGTGGTCGGATGACTACTGAATATATTGCTATGAAACAAGAAAAGACAGTTGAAGAGTCAATTCAAAAACTGCGAGATATTGCTCCTGAGGCGGAGATGGTCTATTATGTTTATGTAGTAGATGAAAAACAAGAGCTTAAAGGTGTCCTGTCAATGAGAGAATTGATTGCGGCTCCACCAGAAAAAAAGATTAAAGATATTATGCATGAACAGGTGATTACAGTAAATGTTAGTCTCGATCAGGAGGAAGTTGCCAGGTTAATCTCTAAATATGATTTATTAGCTGTACCTGTAGTTAATAACCGTGGACTTTTATTGGGAATTATTACTTTTGATGATATTCTTGATGTTATTGAAGAAGAGGCTACCGAGGATATGCATAGAATGGCTGGAAATGTTGAACTCGATGTTGAACATAGAGGTGAAATTATTAATGGAGTTATAAAGAGGCTCCCATGGTTAATTATTCTTTTATTTGCCAGCTTATTATCAGCTAATGTGCTTGAGTTTTTTGAAGGGGTATTGAGTTCAGTTGTGATTTTAACTTTCTTTATGCCGACGTTAGCGGGCACAGGAGGTAATGCTGCTACTCAGTCTCTAGCAGTAGTGGTCCGGGGACTAGGAACTGGAGATATAAGGACAAGAGAAATTTTAGAATATTTAGGGAATGAATTAAAGGTAGGAGTATTGATTGCTCTAGCCTGTGGTTTAATAATTGGAACAGTAGCTTTTTTGTGGCAGGGAAATTATATGTTAGGTGTTGTTGTTGGTTTAGCAATGATTGGAAATATAATAACAGCAACTATTGTAGGTACAACCATGCCTTTTATTATAAATTATTTAGGGGCTGATCCTGCGGTGGCAGCGGGTCCTTTTATTACAACTTTGATAGATGTTTTTGGATATTTTATTTACTTTAGTCTTGCGAAATTATTTATAAATTATTTATAAATAAATCATATTATTAGGGGAGTGGATTAGAATGGCAATTAAACCGAAAGATATGGCGAAAATGCTTGACCATACTATTCTAAAGCCTGATGCTACTATCGAGGAAGTAAAAGAGAAGTGTGAGGAAGCTAAGAAATACAACTTTGTTTCGGTTTGTATTAATCCTTGTTATGTACCACTAGTGACTGAATTATTAAAAGATAGTTCCATTAAAGTTTGTACAGTAGTTGGGTTTCCACTTGGAGGATCTACTACAGAAGTTAAGGCTTTTGAGACTAAGAATGCTATTAGAAATGGTGCTGAGGAGATAGATATGGTGGCTAATATTAGTGCAATTAAATCGGGTGAATTTGGAATAGTGCGTGATGATATTAAGACGGTAGTAGATGCTACTAAGGTTGCAGGAGTTACAAGAGATGTAATAACTAAAGTGATTATTGAAGCTTGTTATCTAACTAAAGAAGAAAAGATTAAGGTTAGTGAAATAATTAAAGATGTAGGAGCTGACTTTGTTAAAACATCAACAGGATTAGGAACTGAAGGAGCTACTACTGAGGATGTAAGCTTAATTAGAAAGACAGTTGGTCGTCCTATTGGTGTAAAGGCATCTGGTGGTATTCGTAATTTTGATGATGCCCTGGATATGTTGGATGCAGGGGCCAACAGGATAGGTTCTAGTAGTGGAGTAGCAATTGTGACTGGCGAAAGAAGAGAAGAAAAAGAGGATGATGAATAAAAATTTTGTTTAAATTAATATCATATAAGTATTAAACCGTGGGCCCCCCACGGTTATTTTATTAATGGATAATTTATTTAATAGAAAGTGAAGTCACAAAGTTCAAAAAAAGACATAAAATAATTAGTAACTATTGTGATGTAGGGGGGGCAATTATGTTAGAAGAGCGGTTTATTAATCAAATTAGGCGGGAGATTATAGGTGTTGGTACCAAAGTACCTGTTCGCAACGGACGACATTTTAAGTATATAAATTTTGATAATGCTGCCAGTACTCCAATCTTTAGAAAAGTTTATTATAAGGTTAAGGAATTTTTAAATTGGTATTCTAATGTCCACCGAGGTTCTGGTTTTAAGTCACAACTTGCTACTGAAGTTTATGATAAAATTCGCAAATTAGTTGCTAATTTTGTCGGGGCTAATTTCGAAGATAATAGAATTATCTTTCTAAAGAATACTACTGAAGCAATTAATAAGTTGGCAACTACTCTTAATTTAACTAAAGATGATGTAGTAATAACTACTCCAATGGAGCATCATTCTAATCTTTTACCCTGGCGGGATAAGGCGGAAGTAGTCTATACTAAGTTAGATGAAGATGGAAAATTAGATATTAATGATTTAGAGAAAAAATTAGTTACTTATGAATCTCGAGTAGAGTTAGTAGCAGTTACTGGTGCATCAAATGTTACTGGATATCTTAATCCAATTCATAAGATAGCGAGGTTGGCTCATAAATATAATAGTCAGATTTTAGTCGATGGAGCTCAACTTATTCCTCATCGACCTGTAGATATGAAGGATAATTCGAAGGCAGAGCATATTGATTATCTGGCCTTTTCAGCTCATAAAATGTATGCTCCATTAGGTTGTGGAGTGTTAATAGGACCAAAGAGTAGTTTTGCTGGTCAAAAGCCAGACTATAGCGGTGGAGGAACAATTAAAGCTGTTACTTTAGATGATGTGATCTGGGCTGAATCACCAGATAAAGAAGAAGCAGGAACCCCTAATATTATCGGAGCTGTAGCTTTAGGTGCTAGTATTAAGATGATCAAAAAAATAGGTTGGAAGTCATTAATCGAACAGGAAGAAAGATTAAGAAAATATTTATTAAAGCAGTTACAGCAGTTAGAAGGGGTAAAGTTATATGGAGCAATGATTAAGGAAATTCCTAAAAAGCAAGTAGGGGTGATTTCTTTTAATCTTGAATCGCTTCATCATTCATTAGTAGCTGCTATTCTTAGTAAGGAGTGGGGAATTGGAGTAAGAAGTGGTTGTTTTTGTGCTCAGCCTTATTTACACCGTTTATTGGATTTATCTAAAAACAAAGTAGAAGAATATAAGGAAAAATTAGTGAGGAATGAAAATATTAAACGGCCAGGGTTGGTGCGAGTTAGTTTCGGCTGTTATAATACAAGTAAGGAAGTAAAGCGTTTAATTAAAGGAGTACAATCTATTATTGAGCGTCAAGAGAATGGTTTTGATTTTACTACTGAGTATGAGTTTGATTCGGAAAGTGGAGAATATAGACCAAAAGAGGAAGTTAATCTTAGGAAATATTTCAAATTATAAATTAAAGTGGAATGGCAAAATTAATAAGTTTTTCCTGGTTATTAATTGAATAATTTAAATTATATAATAAGGAGTGGTTTTAAGATGAGTAAAGGAATGAATATCTATCATCTATATCACAGCGGAGTTTATTTGGAGACGGAGAATTATAGTTTAGTTTTTGATTATTATAATGACCGACCTAAGAATGGAGAAAGAATAATTGAGAATGGCATTTTAACGACAGATGAGTTAGCTACGAATGATAATGTACTAGTCTTTGTCAGCCATAATCATGGGGATCACTTTAATCCTGTTATCTTTGATTGGGAAGAAGAGCTAGATGATATAGAGTACATATTAAGTGATGATGTACGTGCTAAAGATAAGGAAAATCGATATAAGATGGGTAAATATCAGGAACTTAAGTTAGATGATGTCTATATTGAGACTTATGGTACAACTGATCAAGGAGTTTCTTTTTATGTGGAAGTAGATGGTTTTAATATTTTTCATTCGGGAGATTTAAACTGGTGGCATTGGAAGAAGTTTACGCCAAAGGAGCGCAAACAAGAAGAAGTTGAATTTAAAAGGGAGTTAGATAAATTAAAAGGTAAGAAGATTGATGTAGCTTTTGTTCCGGTTGATCATAGATTGGAGGAGTATTACTATTTAGCTGGACGTTATTTTGCTGAAAGAATTAAGCCAGAATTGATTGTACCGATTCATTTTTGCGATAATTTTTATGTTACTAGTGATTTCACGGAAGAAATTGCTGACTTAGCAGTTAATACTGTAGAGATAACAGGTAGAGGTGAGAAAATCATATTTGAATAATTTATTTATTTTTTTCTAGAAAATCGTGAATTTTTTTAGCTGATTTGCCTTTTAATAAATAATTAGTCTCATTTAACATTTGTCGTTCATTAACGGGTTTATTTTCTGATGAATTAGTTAGTCTTACCAGTAAGCCAATAATTTTATTATCATTTTCCATTATAATTCCTCCTTTTTTATTATGATGACATTAGATGTGGTTTCTTATTATATAATATTTAAAGATAGTGATTTATAGAGTTGATTTTAAATTATGATACATTATTAAATAAAAGTAAAGAGTGGTGTACATGGTGAGTACAATAGATTATTATAACAAATATGCAGAAAAATATTATGAAAATACAGTTAAGGTAGATATGACTTTTATTTATCAGGAATTTTTAGCTTATGTCAAAGAAGGAGGACATATTTTAGATTTAGGATGCGGTTCAGGAAGGGATAGTCTTTATTTTTTGAATTATAATTATCAGGTGACAGCAATAGATGGTTCTAAAGAATTAGTTCGATTGAGTTCACAACTGCTTGGCCAGGAAGTTCTACATATAAAGTTTAGTGAGGTTGAATTCACATCAGAATTTGATGGGATCTGGGCTTGTGCTTCTCTACTTCATGTCAGTAAAGAAAAAATCGAATCGGTTTTGAGCAGATTAGCAATAGCTTTAGTCAAAAATGGAATAATGTATATATCATTTAAATATGGTGATCAAGAGATTAAGCGGGATGATGGCAGATTATTTAATTATTATGATGGGAATTCTTTTTTAAAATTAAAGAAAAAAATTAAAAGGTTAGAAATTATCAAGAGGTGGAAAACAATCGATGCAAGAAAAGATAAAAAAGATGAATATTGGTTTAATGTTTTACTAAAAAAGGTATAATAATATTATTAGCTATTAGATGACTCCAGAACTTATAATATCAGTTTTGGAGTTTTTTAGTCATAAAAATCTTTCTTTTCTAATATTGATAAATAAATGTGCTTCATTTATCGATTATTAAAATTAAAGTTATTTTCATAGAATATTTATAATTAGAATTAGTGATAGTAGGATTTAATACTTACAGATATTAAGCAAAAATGATGTATAGGTTTGAACGACAAGTTTGTAAGAGTGTCATATCTTGTCAAGTATCTGTTGAACCTATGACCATCTTTAGTAAAATATTATGATAAGGAGGCCTTAGTATTGTCAATTTCATTAGAACAGTTGGAAACTGTTAGAAGAGATATGAGTATAGATAACGTAGATGGACAATTAAATGATAATGATATGGAACAGATTTGGAGGTTAGAACAAGCTTTAAAACAGAATTATACTTTGCCAGAGATAAGATTTGTGATTGAAAGTGGAATTAATATTAATAAGCGGTTAAAGGATGAATATACTTTATTGATGGTAGCAGCTCAATGTAATGATGATCCAGAAGTAATTACTGGATTAATAAATAAAGGAGCTAAAGTACAGGCAGTAGATAAGTATGGTGAAACAGCTTTGATTAAAGCTGCCGGATGGACAGATAATTCAGAAGTAATTGTGAGATTGATATTTCATGGTGCTAAAGTGAATTATAGTGTAGCAGACTGCGGCTATACTCCGCTGATGATAGCAGCTGCTCAGAATAATAATTCTGAAGTAGCTGCCGAACTTATTAAACAGGGAGCAGATATTGAATATGAATTTAATGGACGAACGGCAGTTGATTTTGCTGATGAAAATACTGCTCTTAAAGGTAGTGAGGTTTATCAGAGATTGAAAATAAGCAGTGCTGATTAATCAGCACTGCTTATTTTTTGATTTCATTTTTCATTTCTGGAATTGGATTAGTAATTTTTATTAATTTACGGATATAATATGACTGAAAAGTGATGATTTTGGTTATGTTGAAATGCAGGAGCTTTGATTTTTATCTAGAATTTCGTGTTTGGTATTAATATAATTAGCAAAGGGGGGATTAACTATTATGGAATGTACAATAGA
The window above is part of the Sporohalobacter salinus genome. Proteins encoded here:
- the deoC gene encoding deoxyribose-phosphate aldolase, which codes for MAIKPKDMAKMLDHTILKPDATIEEVKEKCEEAKKYNFVSVCINPCYVPLVTELLKDSSIKVCTVVGFPLGGSTTEVKAFETKNAIRNGAEEIDMVANISAIKSGEFGIVRDDIKTVVDATKVAGVTRDVITKVIIEACYLTKEEKIKVSEIIKDVGADFVKTSTGLGTEGATTEDVSLIRKTVGRPIGVKASGGIRNFDDALDMLDAGANRIGSSSGVAIVTGERREEKEDDE
- a CDS encoding GNAT family N-acetyltransferase, which gives rise to MDNMNHTIEVMTDYDQELLDELVQLEVDSFGIGGLNKWHLVPMINHGKVFVIYDDNKPIGLAETMRDFENPELVYLFGFLIHKEYRNQGLGTKLMEYILEQLKEEGFRELELTVAPDNQPAYHLYKNKFGFKEEDYRKKEYGRDEPRLVMKVDL
- a CDS encoding aminotransferase class V-fold PLP-dependent enzyme; its protein translation is MLEERFINQIRREIIGVGTKVPVRNGRHFKYINFDNAASTPIFRKVYYKVKEFLNWYSNVHRGSGFKSQLATEVYDKIRKLVANFVGANFEDNRIIFLKNTTEAINKLATTLNLTKDDVVITTPMEHHSNLLPWRDKAEVVYTKLDEDGKLDINDLEKKLVTYESRVELVAVTGASNVTGYLNPIHKIARLAHKYNSQILVDGAQLIPHRPVDMKDNSKAEHIDYLAFSAHKMYAPLGCGVLIGPKSSFAGQKPDYSGGGTIKAVTLDDVIWAESPDKEEAGTPNIIGAVALGASIKMIKKIGWKSLIEQEERLRKYLLKQLQQLEGVKLYGAMIKEIPKKQVGVISFNLESLHHSLVAAILSKEWGIGVRSGCFCAQPYLHRLLDLSKNKVEEYKEKLVRNENIKRPGLVRVSFGCYNTSKEVKRLIKGVQSIIERQENGFDFTTEYEFDSESGEYRPKEEVNLRKYFKL
- a CDS encoding DUF502 domain-containing protein, producing MLKNLRNYLITGLIILLPLVVTVYIITGIFSAVDGFLRPVIELVIGRSVYGLGFILTIFVILGVGIIGTNVLGKRLIEFGEKFLTKIPVVKDIYVTVQQIINALFLKNKTAFRKVVIVEYPRKGLYQVGFITSDGVGEVQQNTDEKIVNVFIPTTPNPTSGMLILVPHKDITYLDMTVEEGMKFIISGGTVVSEKGDINLLNGKD
- a CDS encoding cytidine deaminase; translated protein: MENKLQEKLIKAAINARENAYVPYSEFAVGSAVLTKEGEIYTGCNIENISYSLTNCAERTAIFKAISEEKNTEIIAIAIVADTKHPCVPCGACRQVMIEFGGRDLKVLMANLSGDTLIKELDELFWGRVNEEILE
- the mgtE gene encoding magnesium transporter — translated: MEEVMADKIKELIAQGNEKLLQQKVDELYPADLAEILVDTTTKETKILVKLIEEEKLADVLAEVDYEVEKKLLTFLSNNRLTHILDEMYSDDVADLLGALNIGQTKELLTLMKEEKAEQIQHLLGYDEESAGGRMTTEYIAMKQEKTVEESIQKLRDIAPEAEMVYYVYVVDEKQELKGVLSMRELIAAPPEKKIKDIMHEQVITVNVSLDQEEVARLISKYDLLAVPVVNNRGLLLGIITFDDILDVIEEEATEDMHRMAGNVELDVEHRGEIINGVIKRLPWLIILLFASLLSANVLEFFEGVLSSVVILTFFMPTLAGTGGNAATQSLAVVVRGLGTGDIRTREILEYLGNELKVGVLIALACGLIIGTVAFLWQGNYMLGVVVGLAMIGNIITATIVGTTMPFIINYLGADPAVAAGPFITTLIDVFGYFIYFSLAKLFINYL
- a CDS encoding class I SAM-dependent methyltransferase, whose protein sequence is MVSTIDYYNKYAEKYYENTVKVDMTFIYQEFLAYVKEGGHILDLGCGSGRDSLYFLNYNYQVTAIDGSKELVRLSSQLLGQEVLHIKFSEVEFTSEFDGIWACASLLHVSKEKIESVLSRLAIALVKNGIMYISFKYGDQEIKRDDGRLFNYYDGNSFLKLKKKIKRLEIIKRWKTIDARKDKKDEYWFNVLLKKV
- a CDS encoding ankyrin repeat domain-containing protein is translated as MSISLEQLETVRRDMSIDNVDGQLNDNDMEQIWRLEQALKQNYTLPEIRFVIESGININKRLKDEYTLLMVAAQCNDDPEVITGLINKGAKVQAVDKYGETALIKAAGWTDNSEVIVRLIFHGAKVNYSVADCGYTPLMIAAAQNNNSEVAAELIKQGADIEYEFNGRTAVDFADENTALKGSEVYQRLKISSAD
- a CDS encoding MBL fold metallo-hydrolase gives rise to the protein MSKGMNIYHLYHSGVYLETENYSLVFDYYNDRPKNGERIIENGILTTDELATNDNVLVFVSHNHGDHFNPVIFDWEEELDDIEYILSDDVRAKDKENRYKMGKYQELKLDDVYIETYGTTDQGVSFYVEVDGFNIFHSGDLNWWHWKKFTPKERKQEEVEFKRELDKLKGKKIDVAFVPVDHRLEEYYYLAGRYFAERIKPELIVPIHFCDNFYVTSDFTEEIADLAVNTVEITGRGEKIIFE
- the era gene encoding GTPase Era; this encodes MESDEVLNKEKDFKSGFITVLGQPNVGKSTLINYLIGQKIAITTPKKQTTRNKLQCILTRDDAQLIFIDTPGVHRPKDKMSEYMVDTAYKALKKVELIYFMVDAQKGITELERKINNQLSGLETPKIIVLNKIDLVSKNKLKNLIESCQRLGDYDEIIPVSAEKGQNTEALIEKSIEFLPSGPKYYPEDMVTDQIEQFIITELIREKIMYLTREEVPHSVALEVVQMGKRENQDLIDVNVNIYVERDSQKGIIIGKGGKRLKEIGRRAREDIEALLGSQIYLDLWVKVRKNWRDKEDALKMLGYRG
- a CDS encoding hemolysin family protein — protein: MGNLTSILELVVLGSLFILSGFFSGSETALMSVNRVKVRHLAQEGDSKAELVDNLLGQPNKLLTTILVGNNLVNVAASSIATALAIEVFGAKGVGIATGGVTLFILVFGEITPKSFATQNSELASKWVAGYIQIFSYIFFPFIKVLTFVTNFIIKALGGQPQKNEPFVTEEEIKKFVTVGEKEGVIESDEKEMINSIFDFDDTLVKEIMVPRIDMVCVDIETSVDDLVEIIIDWGYSRIPVYNDTVDNIVGILYAKDLLTFLNNEGPSELRKIMRPAYYVPETKEVDTLLTELRKERIHMAIVLDEYGGTAGLITIEDLLEEIVGDIQDEYDEEENLIEVISKNEILVDAKVDIDEVNEIMDIYLPEEDYETVGGFILSTLGYVPEAGEEIEFNNLKLIIEETIQRRISEVRIKNEEDKEEEELEPQNNDG